One region of Catenuloplanes indicus genomic DNA includes:
- the ppdK gene encoding pyruvate, phosphate dikinase codes for MTYVYAFEEGNKDLKDLLGGKGANLAEMTNLGLPVPPGFTITTEACRAYLRDKRLPDGLAEQIEARLTALEERIGRRLGDAADPLLVSVRSGAKFSMPGMMETVLNVGLNDESVEGLATHGGERFAWDSYRRLIQMFGATVCEVPAGYFGDALDKAKHHKGTKNDLDLDADDLRALVATYKKIFEEHTGRRFPQDPREQLHLAVRAVFDSWNADRAALYRRQERIPADLGTAVNVVAMVFGNLGPDSGTGVAFTRDPGTGAQGVYGDYLANAQGEDVVAGIRNTVPLQELESIDKASYDQLLGIMATLEEHYRDLCDIEFTIERGKLWMLQTRVGKRTAAAAFTIAAQLVDEGVIDLDEAIRRVTGAQLGQLMFPRFDLSGAHQELTRAVGASPGAAVGTVVFDAARAIELAGQGESVILVRRETNPDDLGGMIAAQGILTSRGGKTSHAAVVARGMGKTCVCGADELEIERGAFTVRGTRVAEGDTISIDGTTGRVFLGEVPVEPSSVVRYFEGTFEGEDPLVRAVDRLMRHADARRSLRVRSNADTGEDAARARRFGAEGIGLCRTEHMFLGDRRELVEKLILAEGPPAREAVLAALLPLQRADFVELFRAMDGLPVTVRLIDPPLHEFLPSLTDLAVRVAVAGERGEDAGREKELLSAVQRMHEQNPMLGLRGVRLGLVVPGLFAMQVRAIAEAAVEVARSGGSARPEIMVPLVGAVQELETVRAEAEKILADVIGDSGVEVLIGTMIEVPRAALTAGQIAEAAEFFSFGTNDLTQMGWGFSRDDVEGAFFWRYLELGIFGISPFESLDRDGVGRLVRIASEEGRAARPGLKLGVCGEHGGDPDSVHFFHEVGLDYVSCSPFRVPIARLEAGRAAI; via the coding sequence ATGACCTACGTCTACGCCTTCGAAGAGGGCAACAAGGACCTCAAGGATCTGCTGGGCGGCAAGGGCGCGAACCTGGCCGAGATGACCAACCTGGGCCTCCCGGTCCCGCCCGGCTTCACGATCACCACCGAGGCCTGCCGGGCCTACCTTCGGGACAAGCGGCTCCCGGACGGCCTCGCGGAGCAGATCGAGGCGCGGCTGACCGCGCTGGAGGAGCGGATCGGCCGGCGGCTGGGCGACGCCGCGGACCCGTTGCTCGTCTCCGTCCGGTCCGGTGCGAAGTTCTCGATGCCGGGCATGATGGAGACCGTCCTGAACGTCGGCCTGAACGACGAGAGCGTCGAAGGGCTGGCGACGCACGGCGGCGAACGGTTCGCCTGGGATTCCTACCGCCGGCTGATCCAGATGTTCGGCGCCACCGTCTGCGAGGTGCCGGCCGGCTACTTCGGCGACGCGCTGGACAAGGCCAAACATCACAAGGGTACGAAGAACGACCTCGATCTGGACGCGGACGACCTCCGCGCGCTGGTCGCCACGTACAAGAAGATCTTCGAGGAGCACACCGGCCGGCGCTTCCCGCAGGACCCGCGCGAGCAGCTGCACCTGGCCGTCCGCGCGGTCTTCGACTCGTGGAACGCGGACCGCGCCGCGCTCTACCGGCGGCAGGAGCGCATCCCGGCGGACCTCGGCACCGCGGTCAACGTGGTGGCGATGGTCTTCGGCAACCTCGGCCCGGACTCCGGCACCGGCGTGGCGTTCACCCGCGACCCGGGCACCGGCGCGCAGGGCGTCTACGGCGACTACCTGGCGAACGCGCAGGGCGAGGACGTGGTGGCCGGCATCCGCAACACCGTGCCGCTGCAGGAGCTGGAGTCGATCGACAAGGCCTCCTACGACCAGCTGCTCGGCATCATGGCCACGCTGGAGGAGCACTACCGGGACCTGTGCGACATCGAGTTCACCATCGAGCGCGGCAAGCTGTGGATGCTGCAGACCCGGGTCGGCAAGCGCACCGCCGCGGCCGCGTTCACGATCGCGGCGCAGCTGGTCGACGAGGGCGTGATCGACCTGGACGAGGCGATCCGCCGGGTCACCGGCGCGCAGCTCGGCCAGCTGATGTTCCCCCGGTTCGACCTGTCCGGCGCGCATCAGGAGCTGACCAGGGCGGTCGGCGCGTCGCCGGGCGCGGCGGTCGGCACCGTGGTCTTCGACGCGGCGCGCGCGATCGAGCTGGCCGGGCAGGGCGAGTCGGTGATCCTGGTCCGCCGCGAGACGAACCCGGACGACCTGGGCGGCATGATCGCGGCACAGGGCATCCTCACCTCGCGCGGCGGCAAGACCAGCCACGCGGCCGTGGTCGCGCGCGGCATGGGCAAGACCTGCGTGTGCGGCGCGGACGAGCTGGAGATCGAACGCGGCGCGTTCACCGTACGCGGCACGCGCGTCGCCGAGGGCGACACGATCTCCATCGACGGTACGACCGGGCGCGTCTTCCTGGGCGAGGTGCCGGTCGAGCCGTCCTCGGTGGTGCGGTACTTCGAGGGTACGTTCGAGGGTGAGGATCCGCTGGTCCGCGCGGTGGACCGGCTGATGCGGCACGCCGACGCGCGCCGGTCGCTGCGCGTGCGGTCCAATGCGGACACCGGCGAGGACGCGGCCCGGGCCCGGCGTTTCGGCGCGGAGGGCATCGGGCTGTGCCGTACCGAGCACATGTTCCTCGGCGACCGCCGCGAGCTGGTGGAGAAGCTGATCCTGGCCGAGGGACCGCCGGCCCGGGAGGCGGTGCTCGCCGCGCTGCTGCCGTTGCAGCGCGCGGACTTCGTCGAGCTGTTCCGCGCCATGGACGGTCTTCCGGTCACGGTACGGCTGATCGACCCGCCGCTGCACGAGTTCCTGCCGTCGCTGACCGACCTCGCGGTGCGTGTCGCGGTCGCCGGTGAGCGCGGCGAGGACGCGGGCCGGGAGAAGGAGTTGCTGTCGGCCGTGCAGCGCATGCACGAGCAGAATCCGATGCTGGGGCTGCGCGGCGTACGGCTGGGTCTGGTCGTGCCGGGCCTGTTCGCCATGCAGGTGCGCGCGATCGCGGAGGCCGCGGTCGAGGTGGCCCGGTCCGGCGGCAGCGCACGGCCGGAGATCATGGTGCCGCTGGTCGGTGCGGTGCAGGAGCTGGAGACGGTACGGGCGGAGGCCGAGAAGATCCTGGCCGACGTGATCGGTGACAGCGGTGTCGAGGTACTGATCGGCACCATGATCGAGGTGCCGCGCGCCGCGCTCACCGCCGGTCAGATCGCGGAGGCGGCCGAGTTCTTCTCGTTCGGCACCAACGACCTCACCCAGATGGGCTGGGGCTTCTCCCGCGACGACGTGGAGGGCGCGTTCTTCTGGCGCTACCTGGAACTGGGCATCTTCGGCATCTCGCCGTTCGAGTCGCTGGACCGCGACGGCGTGGGCCGGCTGGTCCGGATCGCGTCCGAGGAGGGCCGGGCGGCACGTCCGGGCCTGAAGCTGGGCGTGTGCGGCGAGCACGGCGGAGACCCGGACTCCGTGCACTTCTTCCACGAGGTGGGCCTGGACTACGTGTCCTGTTCGCCGTTCCGGGTGCCGATCGCCCGGCTGGAGGCGGGCCGCGCGGCGATCTGA
- the dusB gene encoding tRNA dihydrouridine synthase DusB produces MTLTLGRYPVDPPVVLAPMAGITNVAFRRLCREQGAGIYVCEMITTIALAHRNPKTERMIEFGPEENPRSMQLYGVDPAITARAVRRIVDENLADHIDLNFGCSVRKITSKGGGAAIPYKRKLFGAIVKAAVDAAAPAGIPVTVKMRKGIDDEHLTYVEAGLIAQEAGAKWVALHARTAAQRYSGTADWEAIARLKEALDVPVLGNGDIWEADDALRMIRETGCDGVVVGRGCLGRPWLFADLAAAFAGRPERVMPSLGEVAAVMRRHAELLSGWYGSERDGVTDFRKHVAWYLKGFPVGTEIRRSMAMANSLMELDDLLGKLDHDAPFPPEALGQPRGRTNSPAHVFLPQGWLADREDDAVPEGAELDNSGG; encoded by the coding sequence GTGACGCTTACGCTGGGCCGCTACCCCGTCGACCCGCCCGTCGTGCTCGCGCCGATGGCCGGGATCACGAACGTGGCCTTCCGCCGCCTCTGCCGCGAGCAGGGTGCCGGGATCTACGTGTGCGAAATGATCACGACGATCGCGCTGGCGCACCGGAACCCGAAGACCGAGCGGATGATCGAGTTCGGGCCGGAGGAGAACCCGCGGAGCATGCAGCTCTACGGCGTCGATCCGGCGATCACGGCGCGTGCGGTGCGGCGGATCGTGGACGAGAACCTGGCCGATCACATCGACCTGAACTTCGGCTGCAGCGTCCGCAAGATCACCAGCAAGGGTGGCGGGGCGGCTATCCCGTACAAGCGGAAGCTGTTCGGCGCGATCGTGAAGGCGGCGGTGGACGCGGCCGCTCCGGCCGGGATCCCGGTCACCGTGAAGATGCGCAAGGGCATCGACGACGAGCACCTGACGTACGTCGAGGCCGGCCTGATCGCGCAGGAGGCCGGCGCGAAGTGGGTGGCGCTGCACGCCCGCACCGCGGCGCAGCGCTACTCCGGCACCGCGGACTGGGAGGCGATCGCGCGGCTCAAGGAGGCGCTGGACGTCCCGGTGCTCGGCAACGGTGACATCTGGGAGGCCGACGACGCGCTCCGCATGATCCGTGAGACCGGCTGCGACGGTGTCGTGGTCGGCCGGGGCTGCCTCGGCCGCCCGTGGCTGTTCGCCGACCTGGCCGCCGCGTTCGCCGGCCGGCCCGAGCGCGTGATGCCGTCGCTCGGCGAGGTCGCCGCGGTCATGCGCCGGCACGCCGAACTGCTCTCCGGGTGGTACGGATCGGAGCGCGACGGCGTCACCGACTTCCGCAAGCACGTCGCCTGGTACCTCAAGGGCTTCCCGGTCGGTACGGAGATCCGCCGCTCGATGGCCATGGCGAACTCGCTGATGGAGCTCGACGACCTGCTCGGCAAGCTCGACCACGACGCACCGTTCCCGCCCGAGGCGCTCGGCCAGCCGCGCGGCCGCACCAACTCGCCGGCCCACGTCTTTCTCCCCCAGGGCTGGCTCGCCGACCGCGAGGACGACGCCGTCCCCGAGGGCGCCGAACTCGACAATTCAGGCGGCTGA
- a CDS encoding peptide-N4-asparagine amidase, with amino-acid sequence MHRFGLRTVVALVVAATAMTTMPSPASAAPPVFGSDWDDPVTAAPPVERPPGRSCTTRIVDTEFRDFTPFTGTFTPPAACRGPWRKVVLTLHGAVAGRQYDRLGHLEIGGVTIFKHSTPQPSPDGIEWTVDKDVTGYAPLLRTPQPVEMLIGNVVDDTYTGVLDITVDLTFYPGRAPAGGADRVISLAGQHREGTGLAGDLTVPRNTERLVAEVLATGSGGGCEEYWYLTTPAGADYSCPAEAGPYREVQIRIDGTLAGVAAPFPHVYTGGWSNPFLWYTVPAPRAFDIQPVRYDLTPFIGLLTDGRPHRVEVSVLGVPAGQPGWDVPTAILAWQDPLRRQVTGALTTAVEGPLTNTSTATGRTVTTTGGHTLTTSGYVDTSHGRVTTTVTRTVTSDSVHTWTEDESYDALEATWTDTDSVTTRTGRGEPTTIKTQHRYGMDGATTLASDARLTTEITLTDAALITGTPAGPTRLSDTYTGTASYLTNVPRPERQGRATTREHYLLTTPHTRYARTIATEQGVGVAP; translated from the coding sequence GTGCATCGATTCGGACTGAGGACCGTCGTGGCGCTGGTGGTCGCGGCGACGGCGATGACGACCATGCCGAGCCCGGCGAGCGCGGCGCCCCCGGTCTTCGGCTCGGACTGGGACGACCCGGTCACCGCCGCTCCCCCGGTCGAGCGACCGCCCGGCCGGTCCTGCACGACCCGGATCGTGGACACCGAGTTCCGCGACTTCACGCCGTTCACCGGCACGTTCACGCCACCGGCCGCCTGCCGCGGGCCGTGGCGGAAGGTGGTGCTGACGCTGCACGGCGCGGTCGCGGGCCGCCAGTACGACCGGCTCGGCCACCTGGAGATCGGCGGCGTCACGATTTTCAAACACTCGACGCCGCAGCCCAGCCCGGACGGCATCGAGTGGACCGTGGACAAGGACGTGACCGGGTACGCGCCGCTGCTGCGCACGCCGCAGCCGGTCGAGATGCTGATCGGCAACGTGGTCGACGACACGTACACCGGCGTGCTCGACATCACCGTGGACCTGACGTTCTACCCCGGCCGGGCACCGGCGGGCGGCGCCGACCGGGTGATCAGCCTGGCCGGCCAGCACCGAGAGGGTACCGGCCTGGCCGGTGATCTGACCGTGCCCCGCAACACGGAACGGCTGGTCGCGGAGGTGCTGGCGACCGGTTCCGGCGGCGGCTGCGAGGAGTATTGGTACCTGACCACCCCGGCCGGCGCGGACTACTCCTGCCCGGCCGAGGCCGGCCCGTACCGTGAGGTCCAGATCCGGATCGACGGCACGCTCGCCGGCGTGGCCGCGCCGTTCCCACACGTCTACACGGGCGGCTGGTCCAACCCGTTCCTCTGGTACACCGTGCCGGCACCGCGCGCGTTCGACATCCAGCCGGTCCGCTACGACCTGACGCCGTTCATCGGCCTGCTCACCGACGGCCGCCCGCACCGCGTCGAGGTCTCCGTACTCGGCGTGCCGGCCGGCCAGCCCGGCTGGGACGTACCCACGGCGATCCTGGCCTGGCAGGACCCGCTCCGCCGGCAGGTCACCGGCGCGCTCACCACCGCCGTCGAGGGCCCGCTCACGAACACCTCCACCGCGACCGGCCGCACGGTCACCACCACCGGCGGCCACACGCTCACCACCAGCGGATACGTCGACACCTCGCACGGCCGCGTCACCACCACGGTCACCCGCACGGTCACCAGCGACTCCGTGCACACCTGGACCGAGGACGAGTCCTACGACGCGCTCGAGGCCACGTGGACCGACACGGACAGCGTCACCACCCGCACCGGCCGCGGAGAACCCACGACCATCAAGACCCAGCACCGGTACGGCATGGACGGCGCCACCACGCTCGCCTCCGACGCCCGCCTCACCACCGAGATCACCCTCACCGACGCCGCCCTCATCACCGGCACCCCGGCCGGCCCGACCCGCCTCTCCGACACGTACACCGGCACCGCCTCCTATCTCACGAACGTCCCCCGCCCGGAACGCCAGGGCCGCGCCACCACCCGCGAGCACTACCTCCTCACCACCCCCCACACCCGCTACGCCCGCACCATCGCCACCGAACAGGGCGTCGGTGTCGCGCCGTAA
- a CDS encoding MFS transporter produces MFARWYAAMTTSQTGTAIGAVALPLTALVALDATPFQMGLIAAAQYVAWIVIGLPAGVLVRRLPLRTAQVGADLARFAAVVSVPLAWWAGVLTVGQLVAVALVTSFANVIFDVANSAFLVSIVPADQLQSRNSLVSGTHAATLLGGPSAGGVIVQLLGAVPTLLVDAASYLASAALLRTLPHRPAEAPDGRAAVVAQIREGWRYVTGHPIIGPCMWEATVINTINGAYHALFALYLVRDLNASPGLVGVLLAADGAGTLLGAALTTRITNAIGTARTLLLTGFVMIAGAALIPLGTGPWGYAAFALGNLIFGGAVVVSSVVTRTYRQVTSPPGMLSRVMATVRFVSWGAIPLGGLTAGTLAGLIGTRPTLLLFALFATAIPATLLRSPLRHLRNLTDHQPASPAQL; encoded by the coding sequence ATGTTCGCGCGCTGGTACGCCGCGATGACCACCAGCCAGACCGGCACCGCGATCGGCGCCGTGGCGCTGCCGCTGACCGCGCTGGTCGCGCTGGACGCCACACCGTTCCAGATGGGGCTGATCGCGGCCGCGCAGTACGTCGCCTGGATCGTGATCGGCCTGCCCGCCGGGGTGCTGGTCCGGCGGCTGCCGCTGCGCACCGCCCAGGTCGGCGCGGACCTGGCCCGGTTCGCGGCCGTGGTGTCCGTGCCGCTCGCCTGGTGGGCCGGTGTGCTCACGGTCGGCCAGCTGGTCGCGGTCGCGCTGGTGACCAGCTTCGCCAACGTGATCTTCGACGTGGCGAACTCGGCGTTCCTGGTCTCGATCGTGCCGGCCGACCAGTTGCAGAGCCGCAACAGCCTGGTCTCCGGTACGCACGCGGCCACGCTGCTCGGCGGCCCGTCCGCCGGTGGCGTCATCGTGCAGCTGCTCGGCGCCGTACCCACGCTGCTCGTCGACGCGGCCAGCTATCTCGCCTCCGCCGCCCTGCTGCGCACGCTGCCGCACCGCCCGGCCGAGGCGCCGGACGGCCGGGCCGCGGTGGTCGCGCAGATCCGCGAGGGCTGGCGGTACGTGACCGGCCACCCGATCATCGGTCCCTGCATGTGGGAGGCCACCGTGATCAACACGATCAACGGCGCCTACCACGCCCTCTTCGCGCTCTACCTGGTGCGCGACTTGAACGCCTCACCCGGCCTGGTCGGCGTGCTGCTGGCCGCGGACGGCGCCGGCACCCTGCTCGGCGCCGCGCTCACCACCCGCATCACGAACGCGATCGGCACCGCGCGGACCCTGCTGCTGACCGGCTTCGTCATGATTGCCGGAGCCGCGCTCATCCCACTCGGCACCGGCCCCTGGGGCTACGCCGCGTTCGCACTCGGCAACCTGATCTTCGGCGGTGCCGTGGTGGTGAGCAGCGTGGTCACCCGCACCTATCGCCAGGTCACCAGCCCACCGGGAATGCTCTCCCGGGTGATGGCCACGGTCCGCTTCGTCTCCTGGGGCGCCATCCCCCTCGGCGGCCTGACCGCCGGTACCCTGGCCGGCCTGATCGGCACCCGCCCGACACTGCTCCTCTTCGCCCTCTTCGCCACCGCCATCCCGGCCACCCTGCTCCGCTCCCCCCTCCGCCACCTCCGCAACCTGACCGACCACCAGCCCGCATCACCCGCCCAGCTCTGA
- a CDS encoding winged helix-turn-helix transcriptional regulator, which translates to MKREELSDADCGIAQALGVLGDWWTFLLVRDVAGGVTRFDALQRELGMSRRALTERLAGLVAHGVLAKRAYSAHPPRFDYLLTAKGEALLPVLVALQDWGTRHVLGDGTLTADGGDAEVRRAEGLVGRRLPDLEIKDRSGAAVRPAEPGEWTVLFFFPGAFAPADAHAYPPGWGDIPGTRGCTLETRTYADRHAAFATAGVRVHGVSTQRPDQLAAYSAWAELPYPLLSDPDARLAAALQLPTFRVAGADRFKRLTLLADPKLTVRAVQFPVSDPAGSVDEMLERARRTL; encoded by the coding sequence GTGAAGCGGGAGGAACTGTCGGATGCCGACTGCGGGATCGCGCAGGCGCTCGGCGTGCTCGGCGACTGGTGGACGTTCCTGCTCGTGCGCGACGTGGCCGGTGGCGTCACCCGGTTCGACGCGCTGCAGCGTGAGTTGGGCATGAGCCGCCGCGCGCTGACCGAACGGCTGGCCGGGCTGGTCGCGCACGGCGTACTGGCGAAGCGGGCCTACTCCGCGCACCCGCCGCGCTTCGACTACCTGCTCACCGCGAAGGGCGAGGCGCTGCTCCCGGTGCTGGTCGCGCTGCAGGACTGGGGCACGCGGCACGTGCTCGGCGACGGCACGCTGACCGCGGACGGCGGCGACGCGGAGGTGCGCCGCGCGGAGGGCCTGGTCGGCCGCCGCCTCCCGGACCTGGAGATCAAGGACCGGAGCGGCGCGGCGGTACGGCCGGCCGAGCCCGGCGAGTGGACCGTGCTGTTCTTCTTCCCGGGCGCGTTCGCACCGGCCGATGCGCACGCGTACCCGCCGGGCTGGGGTGACATCCCGGGTACCCGCGGCTGCACGCTGGAGACGCGCACCTACGCGGACCGGCACGCCGCGTTCGCCACGGCGGGTGTGCGCGTGCACGGCGTCAGCACCCAGCGGCCGGACCAGCTGGCCGCCTACTCCGCCTGGGCGGAGCTGCCCTACCCGCTGCTGTCCGATCCGGACGCGCGGCTCGCGGCCGCGCTCCAGCTGCCCACGTTCCGGGTCGCGGGCGCGGACCGGTTCAAGCGGCTGACGCTGCTGGCCGACCCGAAACTGACCGTCCGGGCCGTGCAGTTCCCGGTGAGCGACCCGGCCGGGTCGGTGGACGAGATGCTGGAGCGGGCCCGCCGTACCCTCTGA
- a CDS encoding SAM-dependent methyltransferase, with the protein MVFCGLCQERHYACRVHPARTTDPAKDAHVDTSAPQTARIWNYLLGGTDNFAADRAVGDEILANLPQLAENARLSRAYLARVTRWLTAEVGVRQFLDIGTGLPTAENTHTVAQSVAPDARIVYVDHDPLVLAQARALLDSTPEGATAYVHADLRDPATILAEAAKTLDLTRPVALFLMGILGHVERDDEAKQLIDTYLAALPPGSWFAMYDGSDTSPENTEAVRIWNLSANPKYHLRTPERIAALFDGLELAEPGVVPVTRWRPETDAPAIDQYGAVGRKP; encoded by the coding sequence ATGGTCTTTTGTGGACTGTGTCAAGAAAGGCACTATGCTTGCCGGGTCCATCCGGCCCGCACCACTGACCCTGCGAAGGACGCGCACGTGGACACGTCGGCACCCCAGACGGCCAGGATCTGGAACTATCTGCTCGGCGGCACGGACAACTTCGCGGCCGATCGCGCGGTCGGCGACGAGATCCTGGCGAACCTGCCGCAGCTGGCGGAGAACGCGCGGCTGTCCCGTGCCTACCTGGCCCGGGTGACCCGGTGGCTGACCGCGGAGGTGGGCGTCCGCCAGTTCCTGGACATCGGCACCGGCCTGCCCACGGCGGAGAACACGCACACGGTCGCGCAGTCGGTCGCGCCGGACGCACGGATCGTCTACGTCGACCATGACCCGCTGGTGCTGGCGCAGGCGCGCGCGCTGCTGGACAGCACGCCCGAGGGCGCCACGGCGTACGTGCACGCCGACCTCCGCGACCCGGCCACGATCCTGGCCGAGGCCGCGAAGACGCTGGATCTGACGCGGCCGGTCGCGCTGTTCCTGATGGGCATCCTCGGGCACGTGGAGCGCGACGACGAGGCCAAGCAGCTGATCGACACGTACCTGGCGGCGCTGCCGCCGGGGAGCTGGTTCGCGATGTACGACGGCAGCGACACCAGCCCGGAGAACACCGAGGCGGTCCGGATCTGGAACCTCTCGGCGAACCCGAAGTACCACCTGCGCACGCCGGAACGGATCGCCGCGCTCTTCGACGGTCTGGAGCTGGCCGAGCCGGGCGTCGTCCCGGTCACCCGGTGGCGGCCGGAGACCGACGCGCCCGCGATCGACCAGTACGGCGCGGTCGGGCGCAAACCGTAG
- a CDS encoding helix-turn-helix domain-containing protein, which produces MQLGSRLRALRIAADVTREAAGYSIRASESKISRMELGRVGFKERDVTDLLTLYGVAEPDQAELLALAREANRPGWWQAYSDVLPAWFLNYLDLEQAAELIRSYEIQFVPGLLQTEAYARAVISIGHGRSTKREIDRRVELRMARQTMLTRPGGPRLWAVLDEAVLLRPMGNRAIHREQLEALLKLTEAPAVRLQVVPFSAGGHAAAGGAFSILRFALEEVPDVVFLEQLTGSLYLDRPEDVDEYAAAAGRLFIDATTPERTADVIHRALREL; this is translated from the coding sequence ATGCAGCTCGGCTCCCGGCTGCGCGCGCTGCGGATCGCCGCGGACGTCACACGCGAGGCCGCGGGCTACTCGATCCGCGCGTCCGAGTCGAAGATCAGCCGGATGGAGCTGGGCCGGGTCGGCTTCAAGGAGCGCGACGTCACCGACCTGCTCACGCTCTACGGCGTGGCCGAACCGGACCAGGCCGAGCTGCTCGCGCTGGCCCGGGAGGCGAACCGGCCCGGCTGGTGGCAGGCGTACTCGGACGTGCTGCCGGCCTGGTTCCTCAACTACCTCGACCTGGAGCAGGCCGCGGAGCTGATCCGCAGCTACGAGATCCAGTTCGTGCCGGGCCTGCTGCAGACCGAGGCGTACGCGCGCGCCGTGATCTCGATCGGGCACGGCCGCAGCACCAAGCGGGAGATCGACCGCCGCGTCGAGCTGCGGATGGCCCGGCAGACCATGCTCACCCGGCCCGGCGGGCCGCGGCTGTGGGCGGTGCTGGACGAGGCCGTGCTGCTGCGCCCGATGGGCAACCGCGCGATCCACCGCGAGCAGCTCGAGGCACTGCTGAAGCTGACCGAGGCACCGGCCGTACGGCTGCAGGTGGTGCCGTTCAGCGCGGGCGGTCACGCGGCGGCCGGCGGCGCGTTCAGCATTCTGCGGTTCGCGCTCGAGGAGGTGCCGGACGTGGTGTTCCTGGAGCAGCTGACCGGCAGCCTCTACCTGGACCGCCCGGAGGACGTCGACGAGTACGCGGCCGCCGCCGGCCGCCTCTTCATCGACGCCACCACCCCGGAACGCACCGCCGACGTCATCCACCGGGCGCTGCGCGAGCTCTGA
- a CDS encoding AI-2E family transporter, whose translation MSWVNTVRRRARSVLADRVREAAPPPFVPSQPTPDLPPVVVMEPAPTTDDLVPRGVRIAGSWAWRIILFVAAAYLLFRVIGLLRVVIIPVAVALLLAALFEPIAAWLRRRGVNRSFAAVLVLLAALVGVFGGLGLIVQTFIAQYDDLATQVGDGIDEVQAWLTDGPLHLSQSQLNGYVEALQQQISGNQGALTTGAISTAATVGEMVTGFFLVLFTLFFMVRDGGAMWSFLCRLLPEGARLPVARAGHYSWHTLVSYVRATVFVAFVDAVGIGVGLAVMHIPLALPLTALVFLGAFVPVIGATVTGAVAVLVALVAQGPFSALIVLGIVIAVQQLEGHILQPLIMGRAVALHPLAVILAIASGAVLAGVVGTLVAVPVLAVLNTALRYLFDHPSGEPTPDRTPPGTRPAGPDDAPEPVETVDPRTL comes from the coding sequence ATGTCGTGGGTCAACACCGTTCGCCGCCGGGCCAGGTCCGTGCTCGCGGACCGCGTCCGGGAGGCGGCGCCGCCGCCGTTCGTCCCGTCCCAGCCCACCCCCGACCTGCCGCCGGTCGTGGTGATGGAACCGGCGCCGACCACGGACGATCTGGTGCCGCGCGGCGTGCGGATCGCCGGGTCCTGGGCCTGGCGGATCATTCTCTTCGTCGCGGCCGCCTACCTGCTGTTCCGGGTGATCGGGCTGCTCCGCGTGGTGATCATCCCGGTCGCGGTCGCGCTGTTGCTGGCCGCGCTGTTCGAGCCGATCGCGGCCTGGCTGCGCCGGCGCGGCGTCAACCGGTCGTTCGCGGCCGTGCTGGTGCTGCTGGCCGCGCTGGTCGGCGTGTTCGGCGGGCTCGGCCTGATCGTCCAGACGTTCATCGCGCAGTACGACGACCTCGCCACCCAGGTCGGCGACGGCATCGACGAGGTGCAGGCGTGGCTCACGGACGGGCCGCTGCACCTGTCGCAGAGCCAGCTCAACGGCTACGTGGAGGCGCTGCAACAGCAGATCTCCGGTAACCAGGGCGCGCTCACCACCGGTGCGATCAGCACCGCCGCGACCGTGGGCGAGATGGTCACCGGCTTCTTCCTGGTGCTGTTCACGCTGTTCTTCATGGTCCGCGACGGCGGCGCGATGTGGTCGTTCCTGTGCCGGCTGCTGCCGGAGGGCGCCCGGCTCCCGGTCGCGCGCGCCGGTCACTACTCATGGCACACGCTGGTCTCGTACGTGCGTGCCACCGTGTTCGTCGCGTTCGTGGACGCGGTCGGCATCGGCGTCGGCCTGGCCGTCATGCACATCCCGCTGGCGCTGCCGCTGACCGCGCTGGTCTTCCTCGGCGCGTTCGTCCCGGTGATCGGCGCCACCGTCACCGGTGCGGTCGCGGTGCTGGTGGCGCTGGTCGCGCAGGGCCCGTTCAGCGCGCTGATCGTGCTCGGCATCGTGATCGCGGTGCAGCAGCTGGAGGGCCACATCCTGCAGCCGCTGATCATGGGCCGGGCGGTGGCGCTGCACCCGCTGGCCGTCATCCTCGCCATCGCGTCCGGCGCGGTGCTGGCGGGTGTGGTCGGCACGCTGGTCGCGGTGCCGGTGCTGGCGGTGCTGAACACGGCGTTGCGCTACCTCTTCGACCACCCGAGCGGCGAGCCGACGCCGGACCGGACCCCGCCGGGCACGCGACCGGCCGGACCGGACGACGCGCCGGAACCGGTGGAGACGGTGGATCCGCGCACCCTATGA